One genomic region from Nostoc sphaeroides encodes:
- a CDS encoding calcium-binding protein, with translation MAIIYGNTFSDVVLKGNITNVSEIISYTQIYQLDIPNSADFGTTGTPSYSLNNSAKIFPAGIDRIAYYLELDNGSGSRWVWVSMDAFTQNLGQIGVPTVASNAFWQQPVSNLNVESNVAGILTGQKINTGNIEFWPNTYVQNPSVNNIGGSNSYDFNDSTGPAGYGSMQIHNYGAGQTLLAYNAWNTPGLDEVGIGNNTAINTIDGNINPDWTFSQNASNYTIKQLQVWVKPIDRGGNDIFIGSIGNDIFIGGIGNDIFIGENGNDTLLGFGGNDQLAGGAGNDYLIGGAGNDYLVGGADNDNLTGGSGLDFFSFNLPTDNSIDTITDFNPTDDTIGIEAGGFGGGLVAGTLLQTQFVLGTAANNASVRFIYNQFTGALFFDPDGTGASAQVKIAEITTKPVISFADIVVRV, from the coding sequence ATGGCTATTATTTATGGCAACACGTTCAGCGATGTAGTGTTGAAGGGAAATATTACGAATGTATCAGAAATTATTAGCTACACCCAGATTTATCAGCTAGATATCCCCAATAGTGCCGATTTTGGGACAACCGGAACACCATCTTACAGTTTGAATAACTCCGCAAAAATCTTCCCTGCGGGAATTGATCGCATTGCCTACTACTTAGAACTTGACAATGGTAGTGGTTCACGCTGGGTTTGGGTATCAATGGATGCCTTTACTCAAAATCTGGGCCAAATTGGTGTCCCAACTGTTGCTTCTAATGCTTTTTGGCAGCAACCTGTCAGCAATCTGAATGTTGAATCCAATGTGGCAGGAATCCTTACGGGACAGAAAATCAACACCGGCAACATTGAGTTTTGGCCCAACACTTATGTCCAAAATCCCAGTGTTAATAACATCGGAGGAAGTAACTCCTATGATTTTAATGATTCAACCGGGCCAGCTGGCTATGGCTCAATGCAAATCCATAATTATGGGGCAGGGCAAACTCTTCTTGCTTACAACGCATGGAATACTCCTGGTTTAGACGAGGTTGGCATTGGCAATAATACAGCAATAAATACTATAGATGGTAATATTAATCCGGACTGGACTTTTTCCCAAAACGCGAGTAACTATACCATCAAGCAATTGCAAGTTTGGGTAAAACCAATTGATCGTGGTGGTAACGATATCTTTATCGGTAGTATTGGTAACGATATCTTTATTGGTGGTATTGGTAACGATATCTTTATCGGTGAAAATGGTAACGATACTCTTCTTGGCTTTGGAGGCAATGATCAACTAGCGGGCGGTGCTGGTAACGACTATTTAATTGGTGGTGCTGGTAACGACTATTTAGTTGGTGGTGCTGATAATGACAATCTGACTGGTGGTAGCGGGCTAGATTTCTTTAGCTTCAATTTGCCAACTGATAATAGCATCGACACCATCACGGACTTTAATCCAACAGACGATACAATTGGTATTGAAGCTGGTGGTTTTGGCGGTGGACTTGTTGCTGGTACTCTCCTTCAAACTCAGTTTGTTTTGGGAACAGCAGCAAACAATGCCAGCGTTCGCTTTATCTATAATCAATTTACTGGTGCGCTTTTCTTTGATCCTGATGGCACGGGTGCTAGCGCTCAAGTCAAAATCGCAGAGATCACAACCAAACCTGTGATTAGCTTTGCAGATATTGTTGTCAGGGTATAA
- a CDS encoding cytochrome c oxidase subunit 3 → MDSYIDSHELHHTAAEHTHDEEGNKMFGFIVFLLSESVIFLSFFAGYAIYKTTTPNWLPAGVSGLEVKEPTINTIILVASSFVIYLAERALQRHDLVKFRLFLLTTMAMGTYFLVGQAIEWNGLDFGFTTGVFGGTFYLLTGFHGLHVFTGILLQSIILVRSFIPGNYDTGHFGVNATSLFWHFVDVIWIILFILIYVWQ, encoded by the coding sequence ATGGACAGTTATATCGATTCCCACGAATTGCACCACACAGCCGCAGAACATACCCACGACGAAGAAGGCAACAAGATGTTTGGCTTCATTGTCTTCCTCCTCTCAGAAAGCGTCATTTTCTTGAGTTTTTTCGCTGGATATGCCATCTACAAAACAACAACCCCTAACTGGCTACCAGCTGGTGTTTCGGGGCTAGAAGTAAAAGAACCGACAATCAACACGATAATTCTTGTCGCTAGTAGTTTTGTGATTTACTTAGCAGAACGTGCCCTGCAACGCCATGACTTAGTAAAATTTCGCCTGTTTCTCTTGACAACAATGGCGATGGGTACTTACTTTTTGGTTGGGCAAGCGATTGAATGGAACGGCCTCGATTTTGGCTTCACCACAGGGGTATTTGGTGGAACGTTTTACCTGCTAACAGGTTTCCACGGTTTGCACGTTTTCACCGGCATTCTGTTGCAGTCGATTATTTTGGTACGTTCTTTCATCCCTGGCAACTACGACACAGGCCACTTCGGCGTGAACGCGACTTCGTTGTTCTGGCACTTCGTCGATGTTATCTGGATTATTTTGTTTATCCTCATCTACGTTTGGCAGTAA
- the ctaD gene encoding cytochrome c oxidase subunit I produces the protein MTNVPIEGILLPDEKHNHESPSNWKEYFSFSTDHKVIGIQYLVTSFFFFLVGGIFAMVMRGELMTPESDLVDRTVYNGMFTMHGTVMLFLWTFPSLVGFANYLVPLMIGARDMAFPRLNAVAFWMVPVVGIIMMGSFFVPGGPAQAGWWSYPPVSLQNPTGNLINGQVLWLLAVAISGVSSIMGAVNFVTTIVKMRAPGMGFFKMPLFVWAVFSAQIIQLFGLPALTAGAVMLLLDLTAGTAFFDPAKGGNPVMFEHYFWFYSHPAVYVIILPIFGIFSEIFPVYSRKPLFGYKVVAVSSILIAVVSGIVWVHHMYVSGTPGWMRLIFMLTTMFVSVPTGIKVFAWVATIWGGKLRLNTPMLFALGALIMFVFAGITGIMLSSVPVDVHVNNTYFVVGHFHYVLYGTVTMGLYAAIYHWFPKMTGRMYSESWGKIHFWLAFIGTNLNFLPMHPLGLQGMLRRVASYAPEYQYWNIIASLGGFLLGMSTLPFIFNMVISWMQGEKAPANPWRAIGLEWLVSSPPPVENFEEIPIIVSEPYGYGKSEPLTANLPE, from the coding sequence ATGACTAATGTTCCTATTGAAGGTATTCTTCTCCCTGATGAGAAGCATAACCACGAATCTCCAAGTAATTGGAAAGAATACTTCAGCTTTAGTACCGACCACAAGGTAATTGGTATCCAGTATCTCGTTACCTCCTTCTTCTTCTTTCTCGTCGGCGGTATCTTTGCGATGGTGATGCGGGGGGAACTGATGACACCCGAATCAGATTTAGTCGATCGCACCGTCTACAACGGTATGTTCACCATGCACGGCACTGTGATGCTGTTTTTGTGGACATTTCCCTCACTCGTTGGTTTTGCCAACTATTTAGTACCCCTGATGATTGGGGCGCGAGATATGGCATTTCCCCGCCTGAACGCCGTCGCCTTTTGGATGGTGCCAGTAGTCGGAATTATCATGATGGGTAGTTTCTTTGTCCCTGGTGGGCCAGCCCAAGCCGGTTGGTGGTCTTACCCGCCAGTCAGTCTCCAAAATCCCACAGGTAATTTGATTAATGGCCAAGTTCTCTGGCTCTTAGCGGTGGCAATATCCGGCGTATCCTCAATTATGGGGGCAGTGAACTTTGTCACCACCATCGTGAAGATGCGGGCCCCAGGAATGGGCTTCTTCAAAATGCCCTTGTTTGTCTGGGCAGTATTTAGCGCCCAAATTATCCAACTATTTGGACTACCGGCATTGACAGCTGGTGCAGTGATGCTGCTACTCGACCTCACAGCAGGCACCGCCTTTTTCGACCCCGCCAAGGGTGGTAATCCAGTAATGTTTGAGCATTACTTCTGGTTCTACTCCCACCCCGCCGTTTACGTGATTATTTTGCCTATCTTCGGCATTTTCTCGGAAATCTTTCCAGTTTATTCACGTAAACCCTTATTTGGTTACAAAGTAGTTGCCGTTTCATCGATTTTGATTGCCGTAGTTAGCGGTATTGTTTGGGTACACCACATGTACGTCAGTGGTACACCCGGGTGGATGCGGTTGATTTTCATGCTGACGACGATGTTTGTATCTGTCCCCACAGGAATTAAAGTATTTGCTTGGGTGGCAACTATTTGGGGCGGTAAACTGCGGTTAAATACCCCCATGCTGTTTGCCTTGGGTGCATTAATCATGTTTGTCTTCGCAGGAATCACAGGCATCATGCTTTCCTCCGTGCCCGTTGATGTCCACGTTAACAATACCTACTTTGTGGTGGGACACTTCCACTACGTCCTCTACGGCACTGTGACGATGGGCTTGTATGCAGCCATCTATCACTGGTTCCCCAAAATGACCGGACGGATGTACTCCGAAAGCTGGGGTAAAATCCACTTCTGGTTAGCCTTCATCGGCACCAACCTCAACTTTTTGCCTATGCACCCATTAGGATTGCAAGGAATGCTACGCCGAGTCGCTTCCTACGCCCCAGAGTATCAATACTGGAATATCATCGCTAGCCTCGGCGGATTCCTCTTAGGAATGTCCACCTTGCCCTTCATATTCAACATGGTGATTTCTTGGATGCAAGGCGAGAAAGCACCCGCTAACCCTTGGAGAGCAATCGGACTAGAGTGGTTAGTTTCTTCCCCCCCCCCAGTAGAAAACTTTGAAGAAATTCCCATCATCGTCTCCGAACCCTACGGCTACGGCAAATCAGAACCCTTAACAGCCAACCTCCCAGAATAA
- a CDS encoding cytochrome c oxidase subunit II, giving the protein MKIQKILNILTLLTGAIAVTVTSLWIGKQAYSWLPPQAAAESLLIDDLISFLVTLGSFIFLGVTSTLMYSVIFHRAIKDDFTDGPAIEGNITLEVVWTAIPVLLVLWIAGYSYQVYEQMGIQGPSEIVHLHNPLGMESAYAEPKDAPANTLAEPVEKIDVLAKQWAWVFHYPERDITSTELHLPSDRRIRLALKSQDVLHGFYIPAFRLKQDIIPNHAIDFEFTPIRPGKYRLTDSQYSGTYFATMQANVVVESPEDYQQWLAQAATQKPSVAKNQAASEYAQTSNQSVQTGWVTVPPAAPPLVNSPG; this is encoded by the coding sequence ATGAAAATCCAGAAGATTTTAAATATTTTGACGCTGCTTACAGGCGCGATCGCAGTGACTGTTACGAGTCTCTGGATCGGGAAGCAGGCTTACTCCTGGCTTCCCCCCCAAGCAGCAGCCGAATCCCTACTAATTGATGATTTGATTAGCTTCTTAGTAACCCTTGGTTCCTTCATCTTCTTGGGAGTAACAAGTACTTTAATGTATTCTGTTATTTTCCATCGGGCTATCAAAGATGACTTCACCGACGGCCCTGCAATTGAAGGTAATATCACCTTAGAAGTTGTCTGGACAGCAATTCCAGTTCTGTTAGTGTTGTGGATTGCGGGCTACAGCTATCAAGTTTACGAACAAATGGGGATTCAAGGCCCATCTGAAATAGTTCACCTGCATAATCCATTGGGAATGGAATCGGCTTATGCAGAACCAAAAGATGCCCCAGCTAACACTTTAGCGGAACCTGTAGAAAAAATTGACGTACTAGCTAAACAGTGGGCGTGGGTGTTTCACTATCCTGAAAGAGATATTACCAGTACCGAATTGCATTTACCGAGCGATCGCCGGATACGTTTAGCGCTGAAATCGCAAGACGTTCTCCACGGCTTTTATATACCTGCATTTCGCCTCAAGCAGGATATTATTCCCAACCATGCGATCGACTTTGAATTTACTCCCATCCGTCCCGGCAAATACCGATTGACCGATTCTCAATATAGCGGTACATACTTTGCAACGATGCAGGCGAATGTAGTTGTCGAATCTCCTGAAGATTATCAACAGTGGCTAGCACAAGCTGCAACCCAAAAGCCATCCGTAGCAAAAAATCAAGCGGCTTCTGAGTATGCTCAAACATCCAATCAATCAGTCCAAACTGGTTGGGTTACAGTTCCACCTGCTGCACCTCCTCTAGTCAATTCACCTGGTTGA
- a CDS encoding DUF2231 domain-containing protein — protein sequence MNSELIDQLSGSLGANGLPYTIPIHPNLVHLTIGLFIIGMTFDIVGVLFPFEKWVFKYLAITVERNNLFDVGWYNMLAASIITFFTVAAGFYEMLLATPPADMKSAWGLQAMETMLWHGVGGVFLLALIVVLTIWRGWQRFVWAKQEYKQTDREVQWIYLLAGIAIMFILYVHGTLGAQMAAEFGVHNTADNLLRSHQDLNTILK from the coding sequence ATGAACTCAGAATTAATTGATCAATTAAGCGGCTCTTTAGGCGCAAACGGATTACCTTACACAATTCCCATTCATCCCAACTTAGTCCATCTGACAATAGGTTTGTTCATCATTGGGATGACCTTTGATATTGTCGGTGTTCTGTTCCCCTTTGAAAAATGGGTCTTCAAATATTTAGCAATTACTGTGGAACGTAACAACTTATTTGATGTTGGCTGGTACAACATGCTAGCTGCCAGCATCATCACATTTTTCACAGTGGCAGCAGGCTTTTACGAAATGCTGTTGGCCACACCACCAGCTGATATGAAAAGTGCCTGGGGATTGCAGGCAATGGAAACAATGCTTTGGCATGGTGTGGGTGGTGTGTTCTTATTAGCGCTGATTGTTGTCTTGACCATCTGGAGAGGATGGCAGCGCTTCGTTTGGGCCAAACAAGAATATAAACAGACAGATAGAGAAGTGCAATGGATCTATCTGTTGGCAGGCATAGCAATCATGTTCATTCTGTACGTCCACGGGACACTAGGGGCGCAAATGGCAGCCGAATTTGGCGTACACAATACAGCAGATAATTTGCTGCGATCGCACCAAGACCTCAACACAATACTCAAATAG
- a CDS encoding DUF2231 domain-containing protein produces the protein MFEYLTSLNDHNLPYPDTIHPIVVHFVIAMVLFSFFCDVVGYFTGKSSLFEVSWWNMLVATIAIFVAIIFGQFEAGLAQPYSLAKSVLNLHTLIGWSLSGIITAITAWRYVIRARNPQKISIYYLGAGLVLTLIVGLQVYLGDELVWVYGLHTVPVVEAVKDGLLR, from the coding sequence ATGTTTGAGTATTTGACATCTTTGAACGACCATAATTTACCTTATCCAGATACGATTCATCCCATCGTTGTCCACTTCGTAATTGCGATGGTGTTGTTTTCCTTTTTCTGCGATGTAGTTGGCTATTTTACTGGTAAATCCAGTCTTTTTGAGGTGAGTTGGTGGAACATGTTAGTTGCCACGATCGCCATCTTCGTTGCGATTATTTTTGGTCAGTTTGAAGCGGGTTTAGCACAGCCTTACAGCCTCGCAAAATCGGTGCTGAATTTGCATACGCTGATTGGTTGGTCACTTTCGGGAATCATCACAGCAATTACAGCTTGGCGCTATGTAATTCGTGCCCGCAACCCGCAAAAAATATCAATTTATTATTTGGGAGCCGGACTAGTTTTAACTTTGATAGTTGGCTTGCAAGTATATCTCGGAGATGAACTTGTTTGGGTGTATGGATTGCATACAGTGCCAGTTGTGGAAGCAGTAAAGGATGGTCTGTTGCGATGA
- a CDS encoding chemotaxis protein CheB: MAFEIVVIGTSLGGLSALKILLGNLPADFLVPIAIVQHRHKESNNTLQELLQEYTSLPIREVEDKDEILPGHIYIAPADYHLLVEPGHFALSTDEPVSYARPSIDVLFESAADVYSEQVIGVILTGANQDGMQGLKKIKARGGLTIVQEPTTAESDVMPEAAISAVAVDWILTLSNIASQMVKLCH; encoded by the coding sequence GTGGCATTTGAAATTGTGGTCATTGGTACTTCTTTGGGTGGGTTATCAGCCTTAAAAATTCTCTTGGGTAATTTACCAGCAGATTTTCTAGTGCCGATCGCAATCGTGCAACACCGTCACAAGGAGTCTAACAACACACTCCAGGAGTTATTACAAGAATATACTTCATTGCCGATTCGAGAAGTGGAAGACAAAGACGAAATACTACCAGGACATATCTACATAGCTCCAGCAGATTATCACTTATTGGTTGAACCAGGTCACTTTGCTCTTTCGACTGATGAGCCTGTTTCTTATGCCAGACCATCTATCGATGTGCTATTTGAGTCAGCAGCCGATGTCTACAGTGAGCAAGTTATTGGTGTAATATTGACAGGAGCAAACCAAGATGGTATGCAAGGTCTGAAGAAAATAAAAGCGCGGGGAGGACTTACTATCGTACAAGAACCTACCACAGCTGAGAGTGATGTTATGCCAGAAGCAGCAATTTCTGCTGTTGCAGTAGACTGGATTTTAACACTTTCAAACATTGCTTCCCAAATGGTTAAGCTTTGTCATTAA
- a CDS encoding response regulator codes for MQMEPKVNILLVDDKLENLLALEAILEKLGENLVRATSGEEALRCLLHQDFAVILLDVQMPGMDGFETATLIRNRGRSRHTPIIFLTAFSTSDQMLFKGYALGAVDYLLKPLDPNILTSKVTVFVELFKKTEAVKQQAAQLVAVNAELRQSEERLRSLSTCSPVGIFEIDTEGGCRYTNPRYQIICGLKAAESLQKKWLESVHPEDRERAVATWSNYIREGRDYSEEFRFQTAHGIVRWVQVRSSPMLSGQGELLGYVGTLEDITERKQAEEVRAQVIREQTARAEAEAANRMKDEFLAVLSHELRTPLTSMLGWSKILRSKKLDEKATSRALEAIERNAISQMQLIEDILDVSRIIRGQLRLNVSAVNLLTVTEAALEAVRPLAEPKEIKLNTVLDTSVGSVYGDPARLQQVVWNLLTNAIKFTPKGGRVDVNLSVVCGEEQEITHKYAQIQVIDTGIGISSEFLPKVFERFRQADSTTTRSHNGLGLGLAIVRHLVELHKGTIVAQSLGTGQGATFTVRLPLLQDNRASRVSREATGEISSPVALTPLAGLRVLVVDDEADTRNFLSFMFEEYGAFATAVASVDEALAVLEQAKPDILISDIGMSEQDGYTLIRKLRSLEPEKGGRIPAIALTAYTREEDRLEALRAGFQQHLSKPIDPTKLIAMVANVLKLPVEVPVG; via the coding sequence ATGCAGATGGAACCCAAAGTAAACATCCTCCTAGTGGATGATAAACTAGAAAATTTGCTAGCACTAGAAGCAATCCTAGAAAAACTGGGAGAGAATCTGGTAAGAGCTACTTCTGGGGAAGAAGCTTTGAGGTGTCTGCTACATCAAGACTTTGCAGTAATTTTGTTAGATGTGCAAATGCCAGGGATGGATGGCTTTGAAACTGCAACCTTGATTCGCAATCGGGGGCGATCGCGTCACACTCCAATTATCTTTCTGACTGCCTTTAGCACCAGCGACCAAATGCTATTTAAAGGCTATGCCTTAGGTGCAGTTGATTATTTGCTCAAACCATTAGACCCTAATATTTTGACTTCTAAAGTCACAGTATTCGTAGAACTATTTAAGAAAACAGAAGCCGTCAAGCAACAAGCAGCGCAACTGGTAGCTGTCAATGCCGAACTCAGGCAAAGTGAAGAACGATTGCGATCGCTGAGTACCTGTTCACCCGTTGGCATTTTTGAAATTGATACCGAAGGAGGATGTAGATATACTAATCCTCGCTATCAAATAATTTGTGGCTTGAAAGCGGCAGAGAGTTTACAAAAAAAATGGCTAGAATCTGTTCATCCAGAAGATAGAGAACGAGCAGTTGCCACTTGGTCTAACTACATTCGTGAAGGTCGTGATTACTCAGAAGAGTTTCGTTTTCAAACCGCTCATGGCATCGTCCGTTGGGTTCAAGTTCGCTCATCACCTATGCTTTCCGGTCAAGGAGAATTGCTAGGATATGTAGGCACTCTCGAAGATATTACTGAACGCAAACAAGCAGAAGAAGTCCGCGCTCAAGTGATTCGAGAACAGACGGCAAGAGCCGAAGCAGAAGCAGCAAATCGCATGAAAGATGAGTTTCTCGCTGTTCTTTCTCACGAACTCCGCACACCGCTAACCTCAATGCTGGGCTGGTCAAAAATCCTTCGCTCTAAGAAACTTGACGAAAAAGCCACTTCCCGCGCCCTAGAGGCCATTGAACGCAACGCAATATCTCAGATGCAACTAATTGAGGATATCTTAGATGTATCCCGGATTATCCGTGGTCAGTTGCGGTTAAATGTATCTGCGGTGAATCTGCTCACGGTAACGGAGGCAGCCTTAGAGGCAGTGCGTCCCCTAGCAGAACCAAAAGAGATTAAGTTAAATACTGTTTTGGATACTTCAGTCGGGTCAGTTTATGGCGATCCAGCCCGTTTACAGCAAGTTGTCTGGAACCTACTAACTAATGCCATTAAGTTTACCCCTAAGGGTGGCAGAGTAGATGTGAATCTGTCAGTAGTCTGTGGTGAAGAACAAGAAATAACTCACAAATACGCCCAAATTCAAGTTATCGATACAGGGATTGGCATCAGTTCCGAGTTTTTGCCCAAAGTATTTGAGCGTTTCCGGCAAGCAGACAGCACCACAACGCGATCGCACAATGGACTAGGATTAGGACTAGCGATCGTCCGTCATCTAGTAGAACTGCACAAGGGTACAATAGTTGCCCAAAGTCTAGGCACTGGACAAGGAGCAACCTTTACTGTGAGATTACCACTGCTACAAGACAATAGGGCTAGCAGAGTCAGTAGAGAAGCCACAGGAGAAATTTCTTCCCCTGTGGCATTGACCCCCCTTGCTGGATTAAGAGTTTTAGTTGTAGATGATGAAGCAGATACCCGTAACTTTCTCAGTTTTATGTTTGAAGAATATGGGGCGTTTGCCACTGCGGTAGCATCAGTTGATGAAGCGTTGGCAGTACTTGAACAAGCAAAACCAGATATTTTGATTAGTGACATCGGCATGTCAGAGCAAGATGGTTATACGCTGATTCGGAAACTGCGCTCTTTAGAACCAGAGAAAGGCGGACGTATCCCAGCGATCGCTTTAACAGCATATACGCGCGAGGAAGACCGCCTAGAAGCCCTAAGAGCAGGGTTTCAGCAGCATTTATCTAAGCCAATAGACCCCACTAAATTGATTGCTATGGTTGCCAATGTATTAAAGCTACCTGTGGAAGTTCCAGTGGGTTGA
- a CDS encoding DUF2237 family protein, protein MTEAKNVIGGNLEACCTSPMTGFYRDGFCRTGGQDFGSHVVCAEVTSEFLEFTKSHGNDLSTPVPDFNFPGLKPGDRWCLCASRWQEALDAGVAPPVILSATHARALEMVSLDELKKHALTSS, encoded by the coding sequence ATGACAGAAGCTAAAAACGTAATCGGTGGAAACCTAGAAGCCTGCTGCACTTCACCGATGACTGGGTTTTACCGCGACGGTTTTTGTCGCACAGGTGGTCAGGATTTCGGATCGCATGTCGTATGCGCCGAAGTGACATCAGAATTCCTGGAGTTCACTAAATCCCACGGGAACGATCTAAGCACACCTGTTCCTGATTTTAATTTTCCTGGACTGAAGCCTGGCGATCGCTGGTGTTTGTGTGCTTCTCGCTGGCAAGAAGCTCTCGATGCTGGCGTTGCTCCACCCGTCATCCTCTCTGCAACCCATGCTAGAGCTTTGGAAATGGTTTCCCTAGACGAATTGAAAAAACATGCCTTAACTTCGTCTTGA
- the psbA gene encoding photosystem II q(b) protein, whose protein sequence is MTATLQQRSSANVWDRFCEWITSTNNRIYIGWFGVVMIPTLLAATACFVIAFIAAPPVDIDGIREPVAGSLIYGNNIISGAVVPSSNAIGLHFYPIWEAASLDEWLYNGGPYQLVIFHFLIGVFCYLGREWELSYRLGMRPWIAIAYSAPVAAASAVFLVYPIGQGSFSDGMPLGISGTFNFMIVFQAEHNILMHPFHQLGVAGVFGGSLFSAMHGSLVTSSLVRETTETESQNYGYKFGQEEETYNIVAAHGYFGRLIFQYASFNNSRSLHFFLAAWPVIGIWFTALGVSTMAFNLNGFNFNQSIIDSSGRVISTWADVINRANLGMEVMHERNAHNFPLDLAAGDVAPVALTAPAING, encoded by the coding sequence ATGACAGCAACCTTACAACAGCGCTCAAGCGCCAACGTATGGGATCGATTCTGTGAATGGATCACCAGCACCAACAACCGGATTTACATCGGTTGGTTCGGCGTAGTAATGATCCCCACCCTCTTAGCCGCTACCGCTTGCTTCGTAATCGCCTTCATCGCCGCACCTCCAGTAGACATCGATGGCATCCGTGAACCTGTTGCAGGTTCCTTAATCTACGGAAACAACATCATCTCCGGTGCAGTAGTACCTTCCTCCAACGCCATCGGCTTGCACTTCTACCCAATTTGGGAAGCAGCATCCCTTGATGAGTGGCTCTACAACGGTGGCCCTTACCAATTGGTAATATTCCACTTCTTGATCGGCGTATTCTGCTACTTAGGTCGTGAATGGGAACTATCCTACCGCTTAGGTATGCGTCCTTGGATTGCGATCGCATATTCTGCTCCAGTCGCAGCAGCAAGTGCAGTATTCTTGGTATACCCCATCGGACAAGGATCATTCTCTGATGGTATGCCCTTAGGTATTTCTGGAACCTTCAACTTCATGATTGTGTTCCAAGCAGAACACAACATCTTGATGCACCCCTTCCACCAATTAGGTGTAGCAGGTGTATTCGGCGGAAGCTTGTTCTCTGCGATGCACGGTTCATTGGTTACATCTTCTTTGGTTCGTGAAACCACTGAAACCGAATCTCAAAACTACGGTTACAAATTCGGTCAAGAAGAAGAAACCTACAACATCGTTGCAGCCCACGGCTACTTCGGTCGTCTAATCTTCCAATACGCTTCATTCAACAACAGCCGTTCACTGCACTTCTTCTTAGCAGCATGGCCTGTAATCGGAATCTGGTTCACCGCCTTGGGTGTAAGCACAATGGCGTTCAACTTGAACGGTTTCAACTTCAACCAATCCATCATTGATTCAAGCGGTCGCGTCATCAGCACTTGGGCTGATGTAATCAACCGGGCTAACCTGGGTATGGAAGTAATGCACGAGCGTAACGCTCACAACTTCCCCTTAGATTTAGCTGCTGGTGATGTTGCTCCTGTAGCTCTTACTGCTCCTGCTATCAACGGTTAA